The nucleotide sequence CCAGGTGCATGCGCGCGGTGTCCAGCGGCTGGGCGTAGCCGAAGCGCGGCAGCGTGGTGCGGTAGGCGCGCAGCAGGAAGATCGCCTCCACCAGGTCGCCGGCCGCCTGCTTGATGGCCAGGGCCGCCAGCCCGGGGTCGTACAGCGAGCCCTCGGCCATGACCCGGTCCACGGCCAGGGGCAGCTGCTCGCGCACCTGCGCCACCTGCAGCTCGGCCACCGCCGCGTCGCCGCGGCGCTGCTGCGCCAGCAGGCGCCAGGAGTTCTCGATGGCGGCGGCGCCGCCCTTGACCGCAACGTACATCTCAGACTCCTTCCAGGCGGCTGATGCGGGTGGTGCGCGGCAGGCCCATGACCTGGTCGCCGCAGGTGAAGAACACATCCACGCCCTGGGGAAAGGCGGCATGGTTGGCCTGCCACTGGGCCCAGAAGCGCTCGGGCAGGCCGGCCGGGGCGATGGCCTGGCGTTCGCGGATGCCCGGCCCGTGCGCCTGCAGCACCGGCCCGCCGGCCAGCGAAGGCAGTTCGACGATCAGGGTGCAGGACCCCTCCGGCGACGCCAGGCTGCCGGCCGTGAAGCCGTCCAGCGCGGCCAGGCGCTGCGCATCCCGCACCACGGCGAAGGCGGCCTCCCGCGGCGAGGCGGCGACGCGCGCGCCGGTGTGGAAGCGCAGCCACTGCTGCAGCGCGGCATCGGGCTGCTGCCACCACACGGGCGTGTCCTCGTCGGCCAGGGCCAGCAGCAGGTGGGACAGCGCGGGCCCCAGCGCCAGGCCGGCGATGGGTGCGCCCACCGCGTGCACGCGACCGGGGCGCGACAGCGCCTCCAGCGCGGCGCGGAAGGCCCGCTGGGCGTCGCGCACGGGATCGGCGAGGCCAGGGAGGGGCGCGGCGGCTTCCACGCTCATGCCGCCTCCCCGCGCACCATGGTGAAGAACTCCACGCGCGAGGCCGCCGCCTCGCGGCTGCGCGCCTCGCGGGCCTGCGCCTGGGCGCGGGCGAGCGGCTCCACCACCTCGTCCATCAGCGCCGGTGCCAGCGCTTCGTCCTGCAGCAAGGCGTCGAACAGCGCGATCAGCTCGGCCTTGCGCCGGTCGCGGCCCAGGGTGTAACCCACGCCCAGGCGCGTGCCCATGCGCACCGCGCAGCGCGTCACCGTGGCCTCGCCCAGGTTGAAGGCGTCGCCGGTGCCCCCGACCCGGCCGCGCAGCATCACCATGCCGGTCTCGGCGCCGCGCAGCCACTCGTGCGCGGGCCAGGGCGCGCAGCGGGCGGCGGCCTGGTCGAGCTGGTCGCGGCCGGCCCGCGCCAGCACCGCCAGCCAGCGCCGGCGGCGTGTTTCAGGGCGTTCACAAGCTGTCATACGGATGTCTAGATGGGTTCGTAGAGTCGCGGGCATGCCCGCCGCGACCGCCACTTCAACCCCGCAACATGACCGACTGATGACAGACCACCTCCACTTCGCACCGCCCGCGCGCCGCAGTGGCGTGTCGGTATGGCGCCAGATCGCCGACACCCTGGCCGAGGACATCCGCAACCGCCGCTACAGCGACACCGGCCGCCTGCCCAGCGAAACCGAGCTGTCGGCCCGCTTCGGCGTCAACCGCCACACGCTGCGCCAGGCGGTCAACGCCCTCCAGTCGGAGGGTCTGCTGCGCGTGGAGCAGGGACGCGGCATGTTCGTGCAGCAGGCGCTGGTGAGCTATCCGCTGTCGCGCCGCACGCGCTTCTCCGAGAACCTGCAGCGGCAGGGCCTGCTGCCGGCCAAGCAGTGGCTGACCGCGCGCAGCCAGCCGGCCGGCGAGCGGGTGGCGCGCGAGCTGCGGCTCGCGCCCAAGGAGCCCGTGCTCATGGTCGAGAACCTCAGCGAGGCCAACGGCCAGCCCCTCAGCCTGATGACGGCCTACTACCCCGCGGCGCGCTTCGGCGCCATGCTGGAGATGCTGGGCGAGGGCACCAGCACCACCGAGGTCCTGCGCCGCCTGGGGGTGGAGGACTACCTGCGCGCCGAGAGCCGCATCACCACCCAGATGCCCAGCGAAGAGACGGCGCGGCTGCTGCGCCAGCCCGTCACCCGGCCGCTGCTGTGCGTGGAAAGCCTGGACGTGGACCTGCAGGGGGTGCCGATCAAGTTCGGGGAGACCGTGTTCTGCGGCGACCGGGTGCAGCTGTGCGTGTGCATGGACCAGACGGCCCCATGAACCGGTACGCCGTCTACTTCGCCCCGGCCGTGGGCTCGCCCTGGTGGGACTTCGGCGCCGGCTGGCTGGGGCGCGACGAGCTGCGCGACGCGCCGCTGGCCCAGCCTGCCGTGCCCGGCTTCGACGCCGGCCAACTCGCGCAACTGACCGGGGAACCGCGACGCTACGGTTTCCATGCGACGCTCAAGGCGCCGTTCCGGCTGCGCGAGGGCGCCACCGAGACGCAGCTGCGCGACCGCCTGCGCCTGCTGGCCGGTCGCCTGCGCCGCCTGCCGCTGGGCGGGCTGGTGCCGCGGCACATGGAAGGCTTTGTCGCGCTGGTGCCGGCCCGTGCCCCACCGGGGCTGGATGCGCTGGCCGCGCAGTGCGTCACGGACCTGGACGGCCTGCGCGCCCCGCTGACCGAAGCCGAGATCGCGCGCCGCCAGCCCCGGCGGCTGGACGCGCGCGGCCGCGAGCTGCTGGCCGCGCACGGCTACCCGCACGTGCTGGAACGCTTCCGCTTCCACATGACGCTCAGCGGTCTGGTCGATGCGGCCACGGCCGCCCGGCTGATGGTGCACCTGCCGCCGGCGCTGGACCGCCTGGACACCGGGCACCCGCTGCTGCTGGACCGCCTGTGCCTGTTCGGCGAGCCACGGCCCGGCGCGGCCTTCGTGCGGTTGCACGAGGAGGAGCTGGCGCCATGAAGCAAGGACGGGCCCCCTCCGGCTGCTGGGTCATGGCCTGCGGCCCCTCGGGCGCCGGCAAGGACAGCCTGCTGGCCTGGGCCGAGGCCGCGCTGGCGCGCGAGCCGCGCATCGTGTTCGCGCGCCGGCTGGTCACGCGCGCCACGCACCCCGGTTCGGACCACGACGAGGTCTCGCCCGCGGCCATGCGGGCGCTGGGCGAGTCCGGCGGCCTGGCCTGGCACTGGGAGGCGCACGGCCACCAGTACGGGGTGCGCGCGGCCTACGCCGACCTGGTGGCGCAGGGCCGCATCGTCGTGGTCAACGGCTCGCGCGAGCACGTGGCCGGCCTGGCCGGCCGCGCCGACGTGCGCAGCGTGCTCATCACCGCGCCGGCCGAGGCGCTGCGGCAGCGGCTGCTGGCGCGAGGCCGCGAGCCGGCCCAGGCGGTGGCCGGCCGCCTGCACCGCAATGCGGCGCTGCCCGCCCTGGCGGCCGACCTGGTCCTGGTCAACGACGGACCGCTGGAACGTGCCGCCGGCGCGCTGCGCGACTGGCTGCGGGAGCTGGCCGCATGACGCCCGCGGTCCGCCCGGCTGGGCCCGGCGACGCGCCGGCCGTCATCGCCCTGCTCGCCCAGCTCGGCTATCCCGGCGGCGAGGCCTTCGTGCCGCGCCGGCTCGCCGAGCTGGCGGCCCACCCGGACGCGCTGCTGCTGCTGGCCGAGGCCGGCGGCGAGGTGCTGGGCCTGATCTCGCTGCACTTCATCCCGCAGCTGGCGCTGCCCGGCGACTTCTGCCGCATCAGCTACCTGTGCGTGCACGAGCGGGCGCGCAGCCTGGGGCTGGGCGCGGTGCTGGAGGCGCATGCGGTGGAGCAGGCGCGCCGCCGCGGCTGCGACCGCATCGAGCTGCACAGCCACCAGCGCCGGGTGGATGCGCACCGCTTCTATGCGCGGCAGGGCTACCGGGAGTCGCCCAAGTACCTGCTCAAGACGCTGTAGCCGAAAAGCCCAGCCGCGCCCGCGCCCGCTCCAGCACTGGCTGCCAGTGATGCCAGCCGGGCGTCTCGCGCGTCGGGCTCTTGGCCTGGTCGTCCCAGCGCCGCAGCTGCACTGCGTCGCGGGCGAAAGGCTGTCCGATGAAGTGCGCGGCCTCCGGTCCGGTGAAGGCGCCGCCCTGCAGCTGCAGGCTGCGCCGGGAGGCCGGCGACAAGGCATCCCCATAGCCCGGCTCGACGGCGCACAGGTAGCGCTTGGCCGCCACGTGCAGGCGGATCGGCTCCAGCACCGCGTCCGGGAAGTAGCCGCGCAGGAACGGCAGGGCCCGCCACTCGTGCAGGTCGTCCTTGCCCGCGGCCGATCCGGGCAGGTGGTCGGCCAGCAGGTGGCCCAGGTCGTGCAGCAGCGCCGCGGCGACCAGCGCGTCGCCCGCGCCGGCCTGCTGCGCCAGCAGCGCGCACTGCAGGGCGTGCTGCTCCTGGTTGATGGCTTCCCTGCCGTAGCGGGCCGCGCCCGCGGTGCGGTAGAGGTACACGATCTGCTCGATGTTCAAGGCCATGGCCGTTCCCTAGATCAATGCCTTGCGGATGCGCGCCGAGACCAGGTCGATCGCGGTCACGGTGAGAACGATGATGATCATCACGGCGCAGGTCTGGGCGTACTGGAAGCCGCGGATGATCTCCCACAGCACCACGCCGATGCCGCCCGCGCCCACCATGCCGACCACCGAGGCCGAGCGCACGTTGGACTCGAAGCGGTAGAGCGAGTAGGAGATCCACAGCGGCAGCACCTGCGGGATGACGCCGTAGAGGATCTCCTCCAGCACGTTGGCGCCGGTGGCGCGGATGCCCTCGACCGGCTGCGGGTCGATGGCCTCCACCACCTCGGAGAACAGCTTGGCCAGGATGCCGGTGGTGTGCACGAACAGCGCCAGCACCCCGGCGAACGGCCCCAGCCCCACGGCCACGATGAACAGCATGGCGAACACCATCTCGTTGATGGCGCGCGCCGCGTCCATCAGGCGCCGCACCGGCTGGTGGATCCAGGCCGGCGCGATGTTGGCCGAGGACAGCAGACCCAGCGGCACCGCGCAGACCACCGCCAGGAAGGTGCCCCACAGCGCGATCTGCACCGTCACCAGCATCTCCTGCAGGTACATGCGCCACTCGCGGAAATCGGGCGGGAAGAAGCTGGAGGCGTACTCGGCCATGTTGGCCGAGTCGCGCAGCAGGTCCAGCGGCCTCATGTCGGCGCCCTTCCAGCTGGCCGCCAGCAGCGCCAGCAGGACACCCCAGCCCAGCAGGGCCGCCAGGTTGGCGCGCGGCGGCGCGGGCACGGCCGGCTGCACGACGGAAAGGTGGGCCTGGGCGGTCACGGTCCTGCGCGCCTCAGAGCTGCTTGCCCAGGTCGGCCAGCTTCTTGTCGATCTCGGCCAGCCTGGCCTGCTTCTCGGCCGCGGGCAGGCCGGCGTCGGCCTCCAGCTTGTTGCGGTCCCTGAACAGTTCGAGCTGCCGGATGGGGACCAGCTGCGCGTTGGTCGAGGGCTTGAAGCCGGACAGCTTGGAGATCTTCATCAGCGTGTCCTTCTCCTGCGCGCCTCCCTGGCCATAGCCGTAGAAGAAATCCTTGAGCTTGCGCTTGTCCGGCTCGGGCAGGTCCTTGCGCATCACCAGCGGGTCCAGCGGGATCAGCGGCGAAGTCCAGACGACGCGCAGCTGGCCGTGCTTGTCGGCCATGTTCGCCTTGAGCTTGTCCATGGCCTCGCTGTTGCAGGTGGCCACGTCCACCTGCCTGTTGGCCACCGCCAGGGCGTTGGTCTCGTGGTTGGCGCTGCGCACCAGCTTGAAGGCCGTCTTGGGGTCCACCTTGTTCTGGGCGAACACGTAGTAGCCCGGCACCAGGAAGCCCGAGGTGGAATTGGGATCACCGTTGCCGAAGCTCAGGCTCTTGGCGTTCCTGAGCACATCGTCCAGGCTCTTGAGCGGGCTGTCCCTGTGCACCAGCAGGTGCGAGTAGTAGCCCTGGGTGCCGTCGGCGTTGACCATCTGCGCAAAGACTTCGCCGCCGGCGCGGTCCACCGCCTCCATGGCCGACTTGTTGCCCATCCAGGCCAGGTGCACCTTGCCGAAGCGCATGCCCTCGATGATGCCGGCGTAGTCGGGCGCGAAGAACGCGTTGACCTTGTAGCCGGTCTTGCGCGCCATGTCGTCCAGCAGCGGCTGCCACTGCGACTTGAGGTTCTGGCTGGACTCGGTGGAGATGATGCCGAAGGCGATCTCCTTGGGCTCCTGGGCAACGGCCGTGGAGGCCAGCGCAGCGGCCAGCAGGCCGGTGGCGATGTGCTTGAACATGGTTTGGCTCCTTGTGACGGTGTAAGGGAAAGAGGTCAGGCCGCCCGGGGCAGCGGATCGGCCCAGGACGGGGTGGCGGCCGGCTCGCGCCGCTCCTGCAGCGAGCTGATGGAGTCGCCCAGCGACAGGATTTCGTCGGCCTCGGCGCCGTACAGCTCGCGCAGCAGCGCGGGCGTGAGCGCGGCGGACGGCCCGTCGTAGACGACGCGGCCCTGGTGCAGCGCCACGGTGCGCGGGCAGTACTTCATGGCCACGTTCACCTGGTGCAGCGAGACGACGACGGTGCAGCCGTCCTCCTGGTTCAGGCGCCTGAGGATGTCCATCACGCGGCGCGAGGATTCCGGGTCCAGCGAGGCGATGGGCTCGTCGGCCAGGATGACGCGCGCGCCCTGCACCATGGCGCGGGCGATGGCGGCGCGCTGCTGCTGGCCGCCCGACAGGGTGGAGGCACGCTGGTGGCAGCAGTCGGCGATGCCCACCCGGCGCAGCGCCTCGGTGGCGCGCTGCCGCTCCTCGCGACTGAAGCGGCGCAGCAGGCTGCGCCACGCGGGCATGCGGTGCAGCGCGCCGGCCAGCACGTTCACCAGCACCGGCAGCCGGTCCACCAGGTTGAACTGCTGGAACACGAAACCGACGCCGGCGCGCACGCGCCGGATGTCGCGGGTGATGCGGCCGTCCTCCTGCACCACGCGGCCGCCCAGCTCGACGCGGCCCGTGCCGCCGTCGGCCGCCATCAGGCCGGCCAGATGCCTCAGCAGGGTGGACTTGCCCGAACCCGAGGCACCGATGAGCGCCACCATCTCGCCGGGGTGGATGTCGAGGTCTATGCCTTGCAGCGCCTTGCGGCCGTTGGCGAAAGTCTTGTCGAGTGCACGCACCCGGATCGCAGCATCCATGGGAGCTCCTTTCGAGTTCCGGCGGATGCTGGGCACTCAATGTGACGTTTTGATGGCAGCCCCAGCCTCTTCCATCCGCGTTCACAATGCCGCCACCATCGACCTGCTGAGGAATCTCTTGAGCGCAGCTGCCAACGCACCACCACCCGCCCCGGCCCGGGACGCGCGCCTCGCGGCCGCCATGCTCCTGGCCGCCGTGCTCGGCAGCGGCTGCGCCAGTGCAGCCGGCGCTTGCGACGCGCCATTCGCCGCCTCGCCGCAGTTCGACGCCGACAGCTGCCGCTTCCGCAACCCGCCCAACCCGCATGCGCGCCCCCACAGCAGCGGCTGGCAGATCTGGACGCGCATCCTGCTGGAGAAGAAGCAGGGCACGGTGCCGGTCGACCCCATCCCGGTGCGGCGGCTCGACCGCGCCGCGCTGGACGCGCTGGATGCGGGCGCCAGCCACATCGTCCGGCTCGGGCACTCGTCGCACCTGCTGAAGCTGCGCGGGCGGTGGTGGCTGATCGACCCGGTGTTCGGCGAGCGCGCCTCGCCGTTCTCGTTCGCCGGCCCGCTGCGCTTCCATCCGCCGCCGCTGGCGCTGGCCGACGTGCCGCCCATCGACGGCCTGGTGCTCTCTCACGACCACTACGACCACCTGGACGTGGTGACCATCGAGGCGCTGAAGGAGCGCGTGCAGCGCTACTACGTGCCGCTGGGCGTGGGCGAGCGGCTGCGCCGCTGGGGCATCCCGGCCGAGCGCATCCAGGAGATGGACTGGTGGCAGCAGGCGCGCGCCGGCGAGGTGACGCTGACGGCCGCGCCGGCGCACCACTTCTCCGGCCGCACGCTGTGGGACCGCGACAGCACGCTGTGGGCCTCGTGGGCCCTCGACAGCGGCGGCGAGCGCATCTTCTACAGCGGCGACACCGGCTACCACCCCGCGTTCGGCGAGATCGGCCGGCGGCTCGGCCCCTTTGCCATCGCGCTGATGGAGAACGGCGCCTACAACCCGCGCGACTGGCCCTCGTCGCACATGGTGCCCGAGGAGACGGTGCGGGCCTTCAAGGACCTGGGCGCGCGAACGCTGTACCTGGTGCACAACAGCACCTTCGACCTGGCCTTCCATCCCTGGCGCGAGCCGCTGGACCGGGTAGCGGACATCGCCGAACGCGAGGGCCTGGCCCTGGCCACGCCGGAGATCGGGGAGGTGCTGACTCTGGGCAGGCCGCGGACCAACCATCGGTGGTGGAAGGATCTGCGTTAGATAGTGTTCTCTTCTTGCGCTTCGCGGGTGGGCGGCACGGGGCGCCCTCCTCCGCTCATGTCCCCCGGGGCGGCTGCGCCGCCCCTCCTCCTTTACTTCGCTGCGGCGGGCACCCCGCACCGCCCACCCGCTACGGCTGACGGCGCGCGACCGCGGAACGCCCGCTCGCACCGCAGGATTCGGTGGCTGGGGTGCCCTGCGTAGCGAAGTAAAGGAGGAGGTCAGGGCATCGCCCTGACCGGGGGACATGAGCGGAGCAGGGCGCCCCGGCCGCCGAATCTCGCCAACCAAGCCAGAGCGCGAATACCAACGAGACTACTTGCGCGTGTAGATCTGGTCGAACACGCCGCCGTCGGCGAAGTGCTCCCTGGCCACCTTGTCCCAGCCGCCGAAGGCCTGGGCGATGGTGAACAGCGGCAGCTTGGGGAACCGGGACGAGTACCTGGCCTGGGCCTGGGTCGACACCGGACGGTAGAAGTGCTTGCCGATGAGGTCCTGCGCCTCCTCGGTGTACAGGTACTTGAGGTAGGCCTCGGCCACGGCCCGCGTGCCCTTGCGGTCCACGTTGCGGTCCACCACCGCCACCGGGGGCTCGGCCAGGATGGAGGCCGAGGGATAGACCACGTCCACCCTGGAGCCGAATTCCTTTTCCAGCAGGTAGGCCTCGTTCTCCCAGGAGACGAACACGTCGCCCTGGTTGCGCTGGGCGAAGGTGACCGAGGAGCCGCGCGCCCCGGTGTCCAGCACCGGCACGTTGCCGTACAGCCGGGCGACGAAGTCCCGGGCCTGGGCCTCGCCGCCGTACTTGCGCCGGGCCCATTCCCAGGCCGCCAGGTAGTTCCAGCGCGCGCCGCCCGAGGTCTTGGGGTTGGGCGTGATCACGCCGATGCCGGGCTTGACCAGGTCGTCCCAGTCGCGGATTGCCTTGGGGTTGCCCTGACGCACCACCAGCACGATGGTGGATGTGTAGGGCGAGGCATTGTTCGGCAGGCGCTTCTGCCAGTCCCTGGCCAGCCAGTTGCCGTTGGCGTGCAGGGCGTCGATGTCGCCGGCCAGGCCCAGCGTCACCACGTCGGCCTCCAGCCCGTCGATCACCGAGCGCGCCTGCTTGCCCGAGCCGCCGTGCGACTGCTTGATGGCCACGTCCTGGCCGGTGCCGGCCTTCCAGTGCCGCGCGAAGGCGCGGTTGATGTCCACGTAGAGCTCGCGCGTGGGATCGTAGGAGACGTTGAGCAGGGCCACGGCCGGCTGGGCCCCGGCCTTCAGGGACAAGGCGCTGCCCAGGGCGGCGGCCAGGGGAATCTTGATAAAGTCGCGACGCAGGCTCATGGGGGATCCGCACTCGGTGCTGTTGGGGTCGATGCGGCGGATTCTGGAAGCCACTCTCCGCAACTGGAACGATCGAGTTGTCAGTTGTTTATCCGCATAAGCTAATCAGACACCTACCACAGGAGCCGCCGTGGCCCGTACCGTCCAATGCATCAAGCTCGGCCGCGAAGCCGAGGGCCTGGATTTCCCGCCCTACCCTGGCGAGCTGGGCAAGCGCATCTACAACAGCGTGAGCAAGGAAGCCTGGGCCGCCTGGCTCAAGCAGCAGACCATGCTGGTCAACGAGAACCGCCTGAACCTGGCGGACCAGCGCGCCCGCGAGTACCTCAAGCGCCAGATGGAAAACCATTTCTTCGGCAGCGGCGCCGACACCGCGGCGGGCTACGTGCCGCCCAGCGCCTAGCGCACGCATGGCCGAGCCGGTCGAGTGGGTGGACGGCACGCCGCGCAGCAGCCGCTGGGCCGACGTCTACCGCAGCGCCTCCGGCGGCCTGGAGCAGGCACTGCAGGTGTTCCTGGGCGGCTGCGGCCTGCCGGCCGCCTGGGCCGGCCAGCGCCAGTGGCGCATCCTGGAGACCGGCTTCGGCCTGGGCCTGAATTTCCTGGCGGCCTGGCAGGCCTGGCGCGACGACGCGCGGCGGCCGGGCCTGCTGCACTTCGCCTCCATCGAGGGCTTCCCGGTCGCGGCCGCCGACCTGCTGCGCAGCGCCCGGGCCCACCGGGACCTGCAGCCGCTGGCCGATGAACTGGCGGCCCAGTGGTGGGGCTTAGTGCCCGGCGTGCACCGGCTGGTGTTCGAGGGCGGCCGCGTCACGCTCACCCTGTGCGTGGGCGACGTCGGCCAGATGCTGCGCGAGCTGGCCTTCGCCGCCGATTCGGTGTTCCTGGACGGCTTCAGCCCGGCGCGCAACCCCGCTATGTGGGCCCCGCCCACCCTGCAGGCGGTGGCACGGCTGTGCCGGCCCGGCACCCGCCTGGCGACCTGGACGGCGGCCGGCCAGGTGCGGCAGGACCTGGCGGCCTGCGGCTTCGAGGTGACGCGCGCCGAAGGCCTGCCGCCCAAGCGGCACCGGTTGGAAGCCCGCTACCGCCCGGGCGATGGCGATGGATCCGGCCCGGACATTCCCGGCCCCGGCAGCTGCATCGTCGTGGGCGGCGGCCTGGCCGGCGCGGCGGCCGCGGCCTCGCTGGCCCGCCGCGGCTGGCAGGTGCAGGTGCTGGATGCGGCGCCGGAGCCGGCGGCCGGCGCCTCGTCCCTGCCCGCCGGGCTGATGGCGCCCCATGTGTCGGCCGACGACAACCTGCTGTCGCGCCTGTCGCGCTGCGGCGTGCGCATCAGCCTGCAGCAGGCGCGGGCCCTGCTGCGCGAAGGCCAGGACTGGGCACCCAGCGGCGCGCTGGAGCGGCGCGCCAAGCCCTGGGCCGCGCACGCCTCGGTCCAGGACTTCGCCCACGACTGGAGCCACGCGGCCGAGCCGGCGCGCAAGCGCGAGGGCCTGCTGGCCGAGAGCGTGCCGGCGGTCTGGCATGCGCGCGCCGCCTGGATCCAGCCGGCGGCCCTGGTGCGGGCCTGGCTGGCCCAGCCCGGCATCCGCTGGCGCGGCGGCCACCGGGTGGCCGGCCTGCACCGGACGGCGCAGGGCTGGCAGGCGCAGGACGCGCAGGGCGGCGTGCTCGCCGAAGGCGCCGTGGCCGTGCTGGCGGCTGCCCTGGGCAGTGCGGCTCTGGCGAGTGGCCGGCTGTGGCTGCAGCCGGTGCGCGGCCAGGTGTCCTGGGCGCCGCAGGCGCCCGGCCTGCCGCTGCCGCCCTTTGCGCTCAACGGCAACGGCCATTTCCTGCCAGCCGTGCCCACGCCCGAAGGTCCCGCCTGGATGACCGGCTCGACCTATGGCCGGGGCGACACCGACCTGCAGCCGCGCCCGGCCGACCACGGGCTCAATCTCGACCGGCTGCAGGCGCTGTCGCCGGCGCTGGGCCTGGCCCTGGCGCCGGCCTTTGCCGCCGGCCGCGTGCGCGCCTGGACCGGCGTGCGCTGCGCCAGCCACGACCGGCGCCCGCTGGTGGGCGAGCTGGCGCCCGGCCTGTGGGTCAGCACCGCCATGGGCTCGCGCGGGCTGACCTTCGCCGCCCTGAGCGGCGAGCTGCTGGCCGCGCGCCTGCATGCCGAGCCGCTGCCGCTGGCCCAGGGCCTGGCAGCCGGGCTGGACGTGGCCCGGCAGCAGGCGCCCGCGCCCTTATCCGGCATCAGCTCATGACCGGCCGCAGGGCCGCGCCAGCCTTGGCGTATATGCTTATCCGAATAAAGCGCGAATAAAAAAATCGTTTGTTTCCATAAAGACCCTCCTTAGAGTCCCACCCCTCATGTACCACTACACCGAGTTCGACAAGCACTTCGTGCGCGCCCGTGCGGCCCAGTACCGCGACCAGCTGGAGCGCTGGCAGGCTGGCAGGCTCACGGACGACGAGTTCCGGCCGCTGCGCCTGCAGAACGGCTGGTACATCCAGCGCTATGCGCCCATGCTGCGCATCGCCGTGCCCTATGGCGACATCTCCAGCACCCAGCTGCGCACGCTGGCGAAGATCGCCCGCGAGTACGACCAGCCCGATGCCGAGCTGCTGCGCCAGGCGCAGGACAAGCAGCTGGCCCTGGGCGAGGTGCCGGTGCCCGGCGGCACGCCGGTGGCGACGCGGCTCAAGCACGGCTACGGCCACTTCACCACCCGCACCAACGTCCAGTTCAACTGGATCCCGATCGACAAGTCCGCCGAGGTGATGGAGCTGCTGGCCGGCGTGGACATGCACGGCATCCAGACCAGCGGCAACACCATCCGCAACATCACCACCGACGAGCTGGCCGGCATCGCGGTCGACGAGGTGGCCGACCCGCGGCCCTTTGCCGAGATCCTGCGCCAGTGGAGCACCCTGCACCCGGAATTCGCCTTCCTGCCGCGCAAGTTCAAGGTGGCACTCAACGGCACGAAGGAAGACCGGGCCGCGCTGGGCTGGTACGACATCGGCCTGCAGCTGGTGAGGAACGAGGCCGGCGAGCTGGGCTTCAAGGTGCTGGTGGGCGGCGGAATGGGCCGCACGCCCATCATCGGCACCGTGGTGCGCGCCTTCCTGCCGTGGCAGCACCTGCTGAACTATGTGGAGGCCTGCATCCGGGTCTACAACGAGTACGGCCGCCGCGACAACCTGTGGAAGGCACGCATCAAGATCCTGGTGAAGGCCGAGGGCCAGCGCTACATCGACAAGGTTGAGGAGGAATTCCGCGCCATCGTCGAGCGCGACGGCGCGCCGCACACCCTGACCCAGGCCGAGTACGACCGGGTGGCCGCGTCCATCGTGGCGCCGGCCCTGAAGGCGGTGGCGCGCAAGGGCGCCGACGCGCAGGTGCACCAGATCGTGCGTGCCGACGCCGAGGCCGACCCGCTGTACCGCCGCTGGCTGGAGCGCAACGTGCGAGCGCACAAGAACCCGCAGCTGCGTGCGGTGACGCTGTCGTTCAAGCGCCTGGGCTACGCGCCCGGCGACGCCACCGCCGAGCAGATGGAGTTCGCCGCCGACCTGGC is from Ramlibacter tataouinensis TTB310 and encodes:
- the phnC gene encoding phosphonate ABC transporter ATP-binding protein, which encodes MDAAIRVRALDKTFANGRKALQGIDLDIHPGEMVALIGASGSGKSTLLRHLAGLMAADGGTGRVELGGRVVQEDGRITRDIRRVRAGVGFVFQQFNLVDRLPVLVNVLAGALHRMPAWRSLLRRFSREERQRATEALRRVGIADCCHQRASTLSGGQQQRAAIARAMVQGARVILADEPIASLDPESSRRVMDILRRLNQEDGCTVVVSLHQVNVAMKYCPRTVALHQGRVVYDGPSAALTPALLRELYGAEADEILSLGDSISSLQERREPAATPSWADPLPRAA
- a CDS encoding MBL fold metallo-hydrolase, producing MLLAAVLGSGCASAAGACDAPFAASPQFDADSCRFRNPPNPHARPHSSGWQIWTRILLEKKQGTVPVDPIPVRRLDRAALDALDAGASHIVRLGHSSHLLKLRGRWWLIDPVFGERASPFSFAGPLRFHPPPLALADVPPIDGLVLSHDHYDHLDVVTIEALKERVQRYYVPLGVGERLRRWGIPAERIQEMDWWQQARAGEVTLTAAPAHHFSGRTLWDRDSTLWASWALDSGGERIFYSGDTGYHPAFGEIGRRLGPFAIALMENGAYNPRDWPSSHMVPEETVRAFKDLGARTLYLVHNSTFDLAFHPWREPLDRVADIAEREGLALATPEIGEVLTLGRPRTNHRWWKDLR
- a CDS encoding sulfate ABC transporter substrate-binding protein gives rise to the protein MSLRRDFIKIPLAAALGSALSLKAGAQPAVALLNVSYDPTRELYVDINRAFARHWKAGTGQDVAIKQSHGGSGKQARSVIDGLEADVVTLGLAGDIDALHANGNWLARDWQKRLPNNASPYTSTIVLVVRQGNPKAIRDWDDLVKPGIGVITPNPKTSGGARWNYLAAWEWARRKYGGEAQARDFVARLYGNVPVLDTGARGSSVTFAQRNQGDVFVSWENEAYLLEKEFGSRVDVVYPSASILAEPPVAVVDRNVDRKGTRAVAEAYLKYLYTEEAQDLIGKHFYRPVSTQAQARYSSRFPKLPLFTIAQAFGGWDKVAREHFADGGVFDQIYTRK
- a CDS encoding oxidative damage protection protein, whose protein sequence is MARTVQCIKLGREAEGLDFPPYPGELGKRIYNSVSKEAWAAWLKQQTMLVNENRLNLADQRAREYLKRQMENHFFGSGADTAAGYVPPSA
- the mnmC gene encoding FAD-dependent 5-carboxymethylaminomethyl-2-thiouridine(34) oxidoreductase MnmC, which produces MAEPVEWVDGTPRSSRWADVYRSASGGLEQALQVFLGGCGLPAAWAGQRQWRILETGFGLGLNFLAAWQAWRDDARRPGLLHFASIEGFPVAAADLLRSARAHRDLQPLADELAAQWWGLVPGVHRLVFEGGRVTLTLCVGDVGQMLRELAFAADSVFLDGFSPARNPAMWAPPTLQAVARLCRPGTRLATWTAAGQVRQDLAACGFEVTRAEGLPPKRHRLEARYRPGDGDGSGPDIPGPGSCIVVGGGLAGAAAAASLARRGWQVQVLDAAPEPAAGASSLPAGLMAPHVSADDNLLSRLSRCGVRISLQQARALLREGQDWAPSGALERRAKPWAAHASVQDFAHDWSHAAEPARKREGLLAESVPAVWHARAAWIQPAALVRAWLAQPGIRWRGGHRVAGLHRTAQGWQAQDAQGGVLAEGAVAVLAAALGSAALASGRLWLQPVRGQVSWAPQAPGLPLPPFALNGNGHFLPAVPTPEGPAWMTGSTYGRGDTDLQPRPADHGLNLDRLQALSPALGLALAPAFAAGRVRAWTGVRCASHDRRPLVGELAPGLWVSTAMGSRGLTFAALSGELLAARLHAEPLPLAQGLAAGLDVARQQAPAPLSGISS
- a CDS encoding nitrite/sulfite reductase; this translates as MYHYTEFDKHFVRARAAQYRDQLERWQAGRLTDDEFRPLRLQNGWYIQRYAPMLRIAVPYGDISSTQLRTLAKIAREYDQPDAELLRQAQDKQLALGEVPVPGGTPVATRLKHGYGHFTTRTNVQFNWIPIDKSAEVMELLAGVDMHGIQTSGNTIRNITTDELAGIAVDEVADPRPFAEILRQWSTLHPEFAFLPRKFKVALNGTKEDRAALGWYDIGLQLVRNEAGELGFKVLVGGGMGRTPIIGTVVRAFLPWQHLLNYVEACIRVYNEYGRRDNLWKARIKILVKAEGQRYIDKVEEEFRAIVERDGAPHTLTQAEYDRVAASIVAPALKAVARKGADAQVHQIVRADAEADPLYRRWLERNVRAHKNPQLRAVTLSFKRLGYAPGDATAEQMEFAADLAERFSAGEARLTHEQNLLLPWVHQDDLPQLWAAARKAGLAKPNIGLLTDMIACPGGDFCSLANARSLPIAEAITQRYQDLDEEFDLGDIRLNISGCINSCGHHHAGHIGILGVDKDGKEWYQVTLGGSDGTDLSGPATPGKVVGPSFSAAEVPVVIEAVLDTYRRERQAGGDGRSETFTATLKRVGIEPFKAAANGARFVERETA